One genomic region from Quercus robur chromosome 4, dhQueRobu3.1, whole genome shotgun sequence encodes:
- the LOC126721710 gene encoding secreted RxLR effector protein 161-like, translating into MVKKFGSDSKKHASTPMSSSTKLNVDSSRVKVSPTLYRSIIGSLLYLTASRSDIAFSMSVYARYQVTSKESHLTAVKRTIRYVNGTLDYGLWYSKDSNACLASYSDVDWAGSVDDRKSTSGGCFYLGNNLVSWMSKKKNFVSLSTAEAEYIAARSCYTQLL; encoded by the coding sequence ATGGTCAAAAAGTTTGGATCAGACTCCAAGAAGCATGCCTCTACTCCTATGAGTTCATCTACGAAGCTCAATGTTGATTCTTCTAGGGTAAAAGTGAGTCCAACCTTATATAGAAGTATCATTGGGAGTTTACTCTATCTCACAGCAAGTAGATCGGATATTGCTTTTAGCATGAGTGTTTATGCTCGATATCAGGTTACTTCGAAAGAATCTCACTTGACTGCAGTGAAGCGAACCATAAGATATGTCAATGGAACTCTGGATTATGGCTTGTGGTACTCTAAGGACTCTAATGCTTGTCTTGCTAGTTATTCGGATGTCGATTGGGCTGGAAGTGTGGATGATCGAAAGAGTACTTCAGGTGGTTGCTTCTATCTTGGAAACAATCTTGTCTCTTGGAtgagtaagaaaaaaaatttcgtgtCTCTCTCTACAGCTGAAGCTGAGTATATAGCTGCTAGAAGTTGCTATACACAACTACTTTAG